One Coffea arabica cultivar ET-39 chromosome 5c, Coffea Arabica ET-39 HiFi, whole genome shotgun sequence DNA window includes the following coding sequences:
- the LOC140007717 gene encoding pyrophosphate--fructose 6-phosphate 1-phosphotransferase subunit beta-like, whose protein sequence is MSNPGRLASFYSELQASRLDVGLPLPSVLKNSFNVVDGPPSSAAGNPDEIAKLFPNLFGQPSAMLVPGDSSGALSSNQSLKIGVVLSGGQAPGGHNVICGIFDYLQERTKGSTLYGFRGGPAGIMNCKYVELTTDFIYPYRNQGGFDMICSGRDKIETPEQFKQAEETAQKLNLDGLVVIGGDDSNTNACLLAENFRAKNLKTRVIGCPKTIDGDLKCKEVPTSFGFDTACKVYAEMIGNVMIDARSTGKYYHFVRLMGRAASHIALECALQTHPNITIIGEEVAAKKLTLKNVTDYITDVICKRAELGFNYGVILVPEGLIDFIPEVQQLIAELNEILAHDVVDEEGKWKKKLRSQSHQLFEFLPQAIQEQLLLERDPHGNVQVAKIETEKMLIQMVEAELENRRSKGLYNKEFKGQHHFFGYEGRCGLPSNFDSNYCYALGYAAGVLLHSGKTGLISSVGNLGAPVEKWTVGGTALTSLMDVERRHGKFKPVIKKAMVELQGAPFKKFESLRDDWALKNRYFSPGPLQFTGKTANEINYTLMLELEAQA, encoded by the exons ATGTCGAATCCAGGACGTTTAGCTTCGTTTTACAGCGAGCTACAAGCCAGCCGTCTTGATGTAGGCCTTCCCTTGCCTTCAGTTCTCAAGAATTCTTTCAATGTCGTTGATGGACCCCCGAGTTCTGCCGCCGGAAATCCAG ATGAAATTGCAAAACTCTTTCCAAACTTGTTTGGACAGCCATCAGCCATGCTTGTCCCTGGTGATTCATCTGGGGCTCTTTCATCGAACCAGAGCTTGAAGATTGGTGTAGTGCTGTCTGGAGGACAGGCTCCTGGGGGACATAATGTTATTTGtggaatttttg ACTATTTGCAGGAAAGAACAAAAGGTAGCACACTTTATGGTTTCAGGGGTGGTCCAGCAGGGATTATGAACTGCAAATACGTGGAGTTGACAACAGACTTCATTTATCCTTACAGAAATCAA GGTGGATTTGATATGATCTGCAGCGGGAGAGACAAGATTGAAACCCCTGAACAG TTCAAGCAAGCTGAAGAAACAGCACAGAAGCTTAATTTGGACGGTCTTGTAGTTATTGGAGGAGATGACTCTAACACAAATGCTTGTCTGCTTGCTGAAAACTTCAG GgccaaaaatttgaaaactcgGGTAATTGGATGCCCAAAGACCATTGATGGTGACTTGAAATGCAAAGAAGTTCCAACAAGTTTTGGATTTGACACTGCTTGCAAG GTATATGCAgaaatgattggaaatgttatgatAGATGCACGCTCAACAGGGAAATACTATCATT TTGTGAGACTTATGGGTCGTGCTGCTTCACACATTGCTCTGGAATGCGCTTTGCAGACTCACCCAAATATTACTATTATTGGTGAAGAG GTTGCAGCCAAGAAATTAACACTGAAGAATGTCACAGATTACATAACAGATGTTATCTGCAAACGTGCAGAACTCGGCTTCAACTATGGAGTAATTCTTGTACCAGAAGGCCTTATTGATTTCATTCCAGAG GTGCAGCAGCTGATTGCAGAGCTTAATGAAATTCTAGCTCATGATGTTGTTGATGAAGAAGGAAAGTGGAAAAAGAAACTCAGGAGCCAATCACACCAGCTATTTGAGTTTCTTCCACAAGCAATTCAAGAGCAACTTTTACTTGAAAGAGATCCTCATGGAAATGTGCAG GTTGCCAAAATTGAAACTGAAAAGATGCTTATCCAAATGGTGGAAGCTGAATTGGAGAACAGGAGGAGTAAGGGGTTGTACAATAAAGAGTTCAAGGGCCAGCATCATTTTTTTGG TTATGAGGGAAGATGTGGTTTACCTTCAAACTTTGACTCAAATTACTGCTATGCATTGGGTTACGCTGCCGGAGTGCTTCTTCATTCTGGAAAAACTGGCTTGATTTCCTCA GTGGGCAACTTAGGGGCTCCAGTTGAAAAATGGACTGTTGGTGGAACAGCACTAACTTCTCTTATGGATGTGGAAAGGAGACATG GGAAGTTCAAACCTGTCATTAAGAAGGCGATGGTGGAACTTCAAG GTGCTCCATTCAAGAAGTTTGAATCCTTGCGAGATGATTGGGCCCTGAAGAATCGATACTTCAGTCCAG GTCCACTTCAGTTTACAGGAAAGACAGCAAACGAAATCAATTACACGCTTATGTTGGAGCTTGAGGCGCAGGCTTAG
- the LOC140007718 gene encoding glycine-rich RNA-binding protein 4, mitochondrial-like has protein sequence MMGKLADLARRAVSSVAHSHPQTSASTSISSSCFRYYSSVTTTSPPPNNKLFVGGLSLSVDEKSLLDAFSSYGEVTEVRILYDKETGRSRGFGFVHFSKEDEATCARDAMDGKAFFGRPLRITFALDKVRGAPVVVPRVRNSENAPVPERLNLFKSV, from the exons ATGATGGGCAAACTAGCGGACTTGGCCCGAAGAGCGGTCTCTTCCGTCGCCCACAGCCACCCCCAGACTTCAGCTTCAACCTCAATTTCGAGTTCGTGCTTCCGCTATTACTCCTCAGTAACAACAACCTCTCCTCCCCCTAACAACAAGCTGTTTGTTGGTG GTCTTTCGTTGTCAGTTGATGAGAAGTCGCTTTTGGACGCCTTTTCTTCGTACGGGGAGGTTACGGAAG TGAGGATTCTGTACGATAAAGAGACTGGTAGATCCAGAGGTTTTGGTTTCGTCCATTTCTCAAAAGAAGATGAGGCCACATGTGCAAGGGATGCAATGGATGGAAAG GCATTTTTTGGTCGGCCATTGAGGATAACATTTGCTCTTGACAAGGTTCGTGGTGCACCTGTAGTGGTCCCTAGAGTTAGAAACAGTGAAAATGCTCCCGTTCCAGAAAGGCTTAATTTGTTCAAGAGTGTGTAA